A single Mustelus asterias chromosome 4, sMusAst1.hap1.1, whole genome shotgun sequence DNA region contains:
- the slc7a6os gene encoding putative RNA polymerase II nuclear localization protein SLC7A6OS isoform X2, which yields MAAPVLRVKRKRGAEPAEAFLLACKRLRTGGEAGEPGPVQHVVRTLFRLAATVGAGDDLVQRHVREAISKDKALQALKPSETSAQRIQLYARASRHAASQENRYKVIASHRRDYSTEASESQSGVKHARQSGTDTSGAQCEQDQDSWKASATSGNKDGTGSAAEIQVFDIVQHDEQVEDDERGSKHKGSKDPGPRQDDPQEILCNSVRMIREKLTVSDSGLGTEHRENMEEYVYDIYCTDGYFTGGGIQDILSVVPCYEENELVGDEMIADEVYEDEDDENEESNWRNDYPDEDSFENDWNNEEDLAEDNHRQYIKDSDSD from the exons ATGGCGGCTCCGGTGTTGCGGGTGAAGCGGAAACGCGGCGCCGAGCCGGCCGAGGCTTTCCTCCTCGCCTGTAAGCGGCTGCGGACCGGCGGCGAGGCCGGGGAGCCGGGCCCTGTGCAGCATGTTGTGCGCACCCTCTTCAGACTAGCGGCCACCGTGGGCGCTGGG GATGACCTCGTTCAGAGGCACGTGAGAGAAGCCATCTCTAAAGACAAGGCCTTGCAGGCCCTTAAACCCTCTGAGACCAGTGCCCAACGTATCCAACTCTATGCAAGAGCATCTCGCCATGCGGCCAGTCAGGAGAATCGGTACAAAGTCATTGCTAGCCACAGAAGAGACTATTCTACAGAAGCTTCTGAATCTCAATCGGGTGTGAAACATGCACGCCAGTCTGGAACAGATACTTCTGGAGCTCAGTGTGAGCAAGACCAAGATAGCTGGAAG GCCTCCGCAACTTCTGGAAATAAAGATGGCACTGGGTCTGCAGCTGAAATTCAAGTGTTTGATATTGTCCAGCATGATGAACAAGTTGAAGATGATGAAAGAGGCTCAAAGCATAAAGGTTCTAAG GATCCTGGTCCAAGGCAGGACGACCCCCAAGAAATTCTGTGTAATTCTGTACGAATGATTCGGGAGAAGCTTACAGTGTCAGATTCTGGTCTGGGGACAGAACACCGGGAGAATATGGAGGAGTACGTTTATGATATATATTGTACCGACGGCTACTTTACTGGAGGTGGAATCCAAGATATTCTCTCAGTGGTTCCATGTTATGAGGAGAATGAACTG GTTGGTGATGAAATGATTGCAGATGAAGTATAtgaggatgaagatgatgaaaaTGAAGAAAGTAATTGGCGGAATGATTACCCAGATGAGGATTCATTTGAAAATGACTGGAATAATGAAGAGGATTTGGCGGAAGATAACCACAGGCAATATATCAAAGATAGTGACTCCGATTAA
- the slc7a6os gene encoding putative RNA polymerase II nuclear localization protein SLC7A6OS isoform X1: MAAPVLRVKRKRGAEPAEAFLLACKRLRTGGEAGEPGPVQHVVRTLFRLAATVGAGDDLVQRHVREAISKDKALQALKPSETSAQRIQLYARASRHAASQENRYKVIASHRRDYSTEASESQSGVKHARQSGTDTSGAQCEQDQDSWKKASATSGNKDGTGSAAEIQVFDIVQHDEQVEDDERGSKHKGSKDPGPRQDDPQEILCNSVRMIREKLTVSDSGLGTEHRENMEEYVYDIYCTDGYFTGGGIQDILSVVPCYEENELVGDEMIADEVYEDEDDENEESNWRNDYPDEDSFENDWNNEEDLAEDNHRQYIKDSDSD; the protein is encoded by the exons ATGGCGGCTCCGGTGTTGCGGGTGAAGCGGAAACGCGGCGCCGAGCCGGCCGAGGCTTTCCTCCTCGCCTGTAAGCGGCTGCGGACCGGCGGCGAGGCCGGGGAGCCGGGCCCTGTGCAGCATGTTGTGCGCACCCTCTTCAGACTAGCGGCCACCGTGGGCGCTGGG GATGACCTCGTTCAGAGGCACGTGAGAGAAGCCATCTCTAAAGACAAGGCCTTGCAGGCCCTTAAACCCTCTGAGACCAGTGCCCAACGTATCCAACTCTATGCAAGAGCATCTCGCCATGCGGCCAGTCAGGAGAATCGGTACAAAGTCATTGCTAGCCACAGAAGAGACTATTCTACAGAAGCTTCTGAATCTCAATCGGGTGTGAAACATGCACGCCAGTCTGGAACAGATACTTCTGGAGCTCAGTGTGAGCAAGACCAAGATAGCTGGAAG AAGGCCTCCGCAACTTCTGGAAATAAAGATGGCACTGGGTCTGCAGCTGAAATTCAAGTGTTTGATATTGTCCAGCATGATGAACAAGTTGAAGATGATGAAAGAGGCTCAAAGCATAAAGGTTCTAAG GATCCTGGTCCAAGGCAGGACGACCCCCAAGAAATTCTGTGTAATTCTGTACGAATGATTCGGGAGAAGCTTACAGTGTCAGATTCTGGTCTGGGGACAGAACACCGGGAGAATATGGAGGAGTACGTTTATGATATATATTGTACCGACGGCTACTTTACTGGAGGTGGAATCCAAGATATTCTCTCAGTGGTTCCATGTTATGAGGAGAATGAACTG GTTGGTGATGAAATGATTGCAGATGAAGTATAtgaggatgaagatgatgaaaaTGAAGAAAGTAATTGGCGGAATGATTACCCAGATGAGGATTCATTTGAAAATGACTGGAATAATGAAGAGGATTTGGCGGAAGATAACCACAGGCAATATATCAAAGATAGTGACTCCGATTAA